The following are from one region of the Arcobacter defluvii genome:
- the metE gene encoding 5-methyltetrahydropteroyltriglutamate--homocysteine S-methyltransferase: MQKNYVIGFPRIGEKRELKKVLEKYWSKQTDFNEVKFVAESLRKRHWNYQKEAKIDFISSNDFSYYDNMLDTSILLGAIPKRFENLKDEELYFAMARGNDSCVAMEMTKWFNTNYHYIVPEISKDTKFKLNSKKVIEEYQEALELGINTKINLIGAITYLGLSKSVDNSDIFLHINNVVEIYKELLLEISKLNDEVIVQFDEPLFVKDLDSKVLSLIKPVYDALANVAPNIKIVVTTYFEHSNEATKILVNTPIWALGLDFIHGSKNFETLEVIKNSNKVLIAGVIDGRNIWKSNFQDKVELLEKISKVVNKENIIVGTSCSLLHVPFTLNYEEKLDKEIKSWLAFANEKLKELSLVSKQFFDFKLNLEELSTIKRNIEDNSQRKISSKIHNIKIQDELKNLKIFERVDKFQDRIKVQREFFNYDFLTTTTIGSFPQTPEIRENRKQYKANAISKEQYEAEIKKYIDDCVAFQDEIGLDVIVHGEPERNDMVEYFGELMDGFAFTQNAWVQSYGSRCVKPPLIYGDVNRENPMTVEWIKYAQSKTKKVMKGMLTGPVTILNWSFVRDDLPRSEVARQIALAINKEVDDLQNAGIKMIQVDEAAFKEGYPLRIENIKAYENWAVDNFKLSVSSVKANTQIHTHMCYSEFNDIIKTIEAMDADVISIETARSGNRLLKIFKEVAYKQEIGPGIYDIHSPRIPSVQEMVNQIEALIEVLPKEQLWINPDCGLKTRKWPEVKQSLKNMVEAVKIVKEKNY, encoded by the coding sequence ATGCAAAAAAATTATGTAATAGGATTTCCAAGAATTGGAGAAAAAAGAGAACTTAAAAAAGTTTTAGAAAAATATTGGTCAAAACAAACTGATTTCAATGAAGTTAAATTTGTAGCAGAAAGCTTGAGAAAAAGACATTGGAATTATCAAAAAGAAGCAAAAATAGATTTTATCTCGTCAAATGACTTTTCATATTATGACAATATGTTAGATACATCTATATTATTAGGTGCCATTCCAAAAAGATTTGAAAACTTAAAAGATGAAGAACTATATTTTGCAATGGCAAGAGGAAATGACTCTTGTGTAGCTATGGAAATGACAAAATGGTTTAATACAAACTACCATTATATTGTTCCTGAAATTTCTAAAGATACAAAATTTAAATTAAATAGTAAAAAAGTAATTGAAGAATATCAAGAAGCACTTGAGTTAGGAATAAATACAAAAATAAATTTAATTGGTGCAATTACATATTTAGGACTTTCAAAAAGTGTAGATAATAGTGATATTTTTTTACATATAAATAATGTAGTTGAAATTTATAAAGAGTTATTGTTAGAAATTTCAAAACTTAATGATGAAGTTATTGTTCAATTTGATGAACCACTATTTGTAAAAGATTTAGATTCAAAAGTTTTATCTTTAATCAAACCTGTTTATGATGCCCTAGCAAATGTTGCACCAAATATAAAAATAGTAGTAACAACATATTTTGAACATTCAAATGAAGCTACAAAAATTTTAGTTAATACTCCAATTTGGGCTTTAGGGTTAGACTTTATTCATGGAAGTAAAAACTTTGAAACTTTAGAGGTTATAAAAAACTCAAATAAAGTTTTAATTGCAGGAGTAATAGATGGAAGAAATATTTGGAAAAGTAATTTTCAAGATAAAGTAGAACTACTTGAAAAAATTTCAAAAGTTGTAAATAAAGAAAATATCATAGTTGGAACTTCTTGCTCACTTTTACATGTTCCTTTTACTTTAAATTATGAAGAAAAATTAGATAAAGAGATAAAATCTTGGTTAGCATTTGCAAATGAAAAATTAAAAGAGTTATCTCTAGTATCTAAACAATTTTTTGATTTTAAACTAAATTTAGAAGAGTTATCAACAATAAAAAGAAATATTGAAGATAATAGTCAAAGAAAAATATCTTCAAAAATTCACAACATTAAAATTCAAGATGAACTAAAAAATTTAAAAATCTTTGAAAGAGTAGATAAATTTCAAGATAGAATCAAAGTTCAAAGAGAATTTTTCAACTATGATTTCTTAACAACTACAACTATTGGTTCATTTCCTCAAACTCCAGAGATTAGAGAAAATAGAAAACAGTATAAAGCAAATGCCATTTCAAAAGAACAATATGAAGCTGAGATTAAAAAATACATAGATGATTGCGTAGCTTTCCAAGATGAAATTGGACTTGATGTAATAGTACATGGAGAACCAGAAAGAAATGACATGGTTGAATATTTTGGAGAATTAATGGATGGTTTTGCATTTACTCAAAATGCTTGGGTTCAATCATATGGAAGTAGATGTGTAAAACCACCTTTAATTTATGGAGATGTAAATAGAGAAAATCCTATGACTGTTGAGTGGATAAAATATGCTCAAAGTAAAACTAAAAAAGTTATGAAAGGAATGTTAACAGGACCTGTAACTATTTTAAACTGGTCATTTGTAAGAGATGATTTACCAAGAAGTGAAGTAGCTCGTCAAATCGCACTTGCAATAAACAAAGAGGTTGATGATTTACAAAATGCTGGAATAAAAATGATTCAAGTTGATGAAGCTGCATTTAAAGAAGGTTATCCACTTAGAATAGAAAATATCAAAGCTTATGAAAACTGGGCAGTTGATAATTTTAAACTAAGTGTTAGTAGTGTAAAAGCAAATACTCAAATTCATACGCATATGTGTTATAGTGAATTTAATGACATTATAAAAACTATTGAAGCAATGGACGCTGATGTTATTTCAATCGAAACAGCACGAAGTGGAAATAGACTTTTAAAAATCTTTAAAGAAGTAGCTTACAAACAAGAAATTGGTCCTGGAATTTATGATATTCATAGTCCAAGAATTCCAAGTGTACAAGAAATGGTAAATCAAATTGAAGCTTTAATCGAAGTTTTACCAAAAGAACAATTATGGATAAATCCTGATTGTGGATTAAAAACTAGAAAATGGCCAGAAGTAAAACAAAGCCTTAAAAATATGGTTGAAGCAGTAAAAATTGTAAAAGAAAAAAATTACTAG
- the ilvA gene encoding threonine ammonia-lyase, which yields MITLNDIKEAKKRLTNTVLTTPLMKAPILSKNLNAEVYLKEDNLQITGSFKIRGAFNKVAMLDDTKRQNGVVAASAGNHAQGLAFAAQHFGCVATIFMPEATPLTKVSGVKSYGANVVLTGENFDEAYAAATKFAKENNKEFIHPFADDAVIAGQGTLTLEILEKIEDIDHIIVPIGGGGLISGIAIAAKSINPNIKITGVVASGARGMKDSFEARLPIDSSSVRTIADGIAVRDVTPKLLEIILEYVDEIVEVSDNETANAILFLLEKHKLMVEGAGAVATAAIMHNKVNIENEKVCAIVSGGNIDVTMLSLIIDKGLVKSFRKMNLIVTLMDKPGALMHLTEIFTTCSANIVQIDYDRNSIKLEFGEAHVTISLETKGEEHQELIRENLKQNGYRYKQI from the coding sequence ATGATTACATTAAATGATATAAAAGAAGCAAAAAAAAGATTAACAAATACAGTTTTAACAACTCCTTTGATGAAAGCTCCAATTTTGAGTAAAAACTTAAATGCAGAAGTTTACCTAAAAGAAGACAATCTTCAAATAACAGGAAGTTTTAAAATTAGAGGTGCATTTAATAAAGTTGCTATGTTAGATGATACAAAAAGACAAAATGGTGTAGTTGCAGCAAGTGCAGGAAATCATGCACAAGGATTAGCATTTGCAGCACAACATTTTGGATGTGTTGCAACAATCTTTATGCCAGAGGCAACTCCACTTACTAAAGTTTCAGGAGTTAAATCTTATGGTGCAAACGTTGTTTTAACTGGCGAAAATTTTGATGAAGCGTACGCTGCTGCTACAAAATTTGCAAAAGAAAACAATAAAGAGTTTATTCATCCATTTGCAGATGATGCCGTTATTGCAGGACAAGGTACATTAACTTTAGAAATTTTAGAAAAAATTGAAGATATTGACCATATTATTGTACCAATTGGAGGAGGAGGTTTAATCTCTGGAATTGCCATTGCAGCAAAATCGATAAATCCAAATATAAAAATTACAGGTGTAGTTGCAAGTGGAGCAAGAGGAATGAAAGACTCTTTTGAAGCAAGACTTCCTATAGATTCTTCAAGTGTTAGAACAATCGCTGATGGAATTGCAGTTCGTGATGTAACACCGAAATTACTTGAAATCATTTTAGAATATGTAGATGAAATTGTAGAAGTAAGTGATAATGAAACTGCAAATGCAATTTTATTTTTATTAGAAAAACATAAACTTATGGTTGAAGGTGCAGGTGCTGTTGCAACTGCTGCAATTATGCATAATAAAGTAAATATTGAAAATGAAAAAGTATGTGCAATTGTAAGTGGTGGAAATATTGATGTTACGATGTTATCTTTGATTATTGATAAAGGATTAGTAAAATCATTTAGAAAAATGAATCTAATCGTAACACTTATGGATAAACCAGGTGCATTGATGCATTTAACTGAAATTTTTACAACTTGTTCAGCAAATATTGTTCAAATAGATTATGATAGAAACTCTATAAAACTGGAGTTTGGTGAAGCACATGTAACTATTTCATTAGAAACAAAAGGTGAAGAGCACCAAGAACTGATTAGAGAAAATTTGAAACAAAATGGTTACAGATATAAACAAATTTAA
- a CDS encoding F0F1 ATP synthase subunit A: protein MEGRLFTFLGAIGGHGQEWIILSHFVLVIGIIFLISRAATRKLQLVPTGSQNVMETFVGGIVAMGTDTMGEKNARTYMPLIGSLALVIFVSNMIGVIPGFEAPTSNINFTLSLALIVFVYYNYLGIKKNGFVAYFKHFMGPMPVLAPLMFPIEIISHLSRIVSLSFRLFGSIRGDDMFLMVLLMLVPWLLPLPGFFLLTAFGFLQAFIFSILTYVYIAGSIMMEHEEH from the coding sequence ATGGAAGGAAGACTGTTTACATTCTTGGGTGCAATTGGTGGGCACGGGCAAGAGTGGATAATCTTATCACACTTTGTTCTAGTTATTGGGATAATTTTCTTAATTTCAAGAGCAGCTACTAGAAAGTTACAATTAGTTCCAACTGGATCTCAAAATGTAATGGAAACGTTCGTAGGTGGTATCGTTGCAATGGGAACTGATACAATGGGTGAAAAAAACGCTAGAACTTATATGCCTTTAATTGGTTCTTTAGCTTTAGTAATTTTTGTTAGTAATATGATTGGAGTTATCCCTGGTTTCGAAGCTCCAACTTCAAATATTAACTTTACATTATCTTTAGCTTTAATAGTATTTGTTTACTATAACTATTTAGGTATTAAGAAAAATGGTTTCGTTGCTTACTTTAAACATTTTATGGGACCTATGCCTGTATTAGCTCCATTAATGTTCCCAATTGAAATTATTTCTCACTTATCAAGAATTGTTTCATTATCATTCAGACTTTTTGGTTCAATCAGAGGAGATGATATGTTCTTAATGGTACTTTTAATGTTAGTACCTTGGTTATTACCTCTTCCTGGGTTCTTCTTATTAACTGCGTTTGGTTTCTTACAAGCGTTTATTTTCAGTATATTAACTTATGTTTATATTGCTGGTTCTATTATGATGGAACACGAAGAACACTAA
- a CDS encoding thiamine phosphate synthase — translation MKKYLITDPQYYSNDIKIFKKTLIKALTKHKIDIACFRDKESKNFEELAKIFIEICKKFNVKKILLNSNYLLAKKLGASGVHLNSKQFDKIKEAKEKNLFTIISCHTFLEIEKAMKLKADAITFSPIFNTPNKGEPKGIEKLEEATNLYKDIKIIALGGIVSEEQISKIENTKAYGFASIRYFI, via the coding sequence ATGAAAAAATATCTTATAACTGACCCTCAATATTATAGTAATGATATAAAAATATTTAAAAAAACTTTGATAAAAGCTTTAACTAAACATAAAATTGATATTGCCTGTTTTAGAGATAAAGAATCTAAAAACTTTGAAGAATTGGCAAAAATCTTTATAGAAATTTGTAAAAAATTTAATGTAAAAAAAATACTTCTAAATTCAAATTATTTATTGGCTAAAAAGCTAGGTGCATCAGGAGTTCATTTAAATTCAAAACAATTTGATAAAATCAAAGAAGCAAAAGAAAAAAATCTTTTTACAATTATCTCTTGTCACACTTTTTTAGAGATTGAAAAGGCTATGAAATTAAAAGCAGATGCAATTACTTTCTCTCCTATTTTTAATACACCAAATAAAGGTGAACCTAAAGGGATTGAAAAGTTAGAAGAAGCAACAAACTTATATAAAGATATAAAGATAATTGCTCTTGGAGGAATAGTTTCAGAAGAACAAATCTCTAAAATAGAAAATACAAAAGCCTACGGTTTTGCATCTATTCGATATTTTATTTAA
- a CDS encoding RecB-like helicase, whose amino-acid sequence MKKYLALKASAGSGKTFALTVRYITLLLLGAKPNEILTLTFTNKAANEMSERIYKTLLTLGDDEAYLNAIIEQSNLSKEEILGKKGFLVKSFSSANLSIFTIDKFVNKILREFCGYIGISDDFEIKEDDIETLSLKFLESLDLKQFETLIDFSHYEKKKFNSLFELFKTLLEKNEKINILNIDAKLIDFQKEKVLENAFKIKEFILNCSVASPSAKKAVDFEKFDDLFGRTWLEKDCLAEYSYFKKCANETIESYFIELKKEITIYYKIRAGYSLNKLFELYLMFKDFKFEFNKNKNYLEFNDISNLVYELLSTKIDKDFLYFRLDSTYSHILMDEFQDTSLLQYKILEPLIKEILSGDTTKFKTFFYVGDTKQSIYRFRGGKRELFDYVANTNKVLEVEVLNTNYRSCENIISYVNSLFLNLVNYEYYEQESVAKDGYVEVFEDEALDEEEKFVNIAKKIEELINLGVNPNDISILTYTNDDVLSLYYYLKQKFPDMKISTEMTSKLINQQNVKAVINAMKYLYFKEEIYKENVNALIGKEILNELDLQIELEEKSVQEIIKELSKKLKIIDENVVKLIEVSSPFNNIVDFVYEIDKLDANMENSESVGLQILTIFKSKGLEFHTVILLDRIKRKNVDKSSLLFEYENLELKNIFYKIKGYENFDKDYEKAIAKEKALSLEDEINILYVAMTRAKNNMIIFKKVKSSVFDILNMNVCKIGKIKESINLVINKDEKNIVSYTPLDLGTQEKQISKEKELEVDHLHAKYFGLATHYCLEMMTKFDENNLDYSMDLVQTRYSNYLSEEDFFDIKNRLRYLLNDSTFKSLLDNSMFISEQSLIYKEEIKIIDLLLFKEDCFYIIDYKTTKEELDEHKVQVSYYKKAIKEIFQTSNVKSYLVYLKPSDCTIKEV is encoded by the coding sequence ATGAAAAAATATTTAGCTTTAAAAGCCAGTGCAGGAAGTGGTAAAACATTTGCACTTACGGTTCGTTATATCACTTTGTTGTTACTTGGCGCAAAACCAAATGAAATTTTAACTCTGACATTTACAAACAAAGCTGCAAATGAAATGAGTGAAAGAATATATAAAACACTTCTTACTTTAGGTGATGATGAAGCATATTTAAATGCTATTATTGAACAATCAAATCTCTCAAAAGAAGAGATTTTAGGGAAAAAAGGTTTTTTAGTAAAATCATTTTCAAGTGCGAATTTATCAATATTTACTATTGATAAATTTGTAAATAAGATTTTAAGAGAGTTTTGTGGATATATTGGTATTTCAGATGATTTTGAAATAAAAGAAGATGATATTGAAACTCTTAGTTTAAAATTTTTAGAATCACTTGATTTAAAACAGTTTGAAACATTGATAGATTTTTCTCATTATGAAAAAAAGAAATTTAATTCACTTTTTGAACTTTTTAAAACACTTTTAGAAAAAAATGAAAAAATAAATATTTTAAATATTGATGCTAAATTAATAGATTTTCAAAAAGAGAAAGTTTTAGAAAATGCTTTTAAAATAAAAGAGTTTATTTTAAATTGTAGTGTTGCAAGCCCAAGTGCAAAAAAAGCTGTTGATTTTGAGAAATTTGATGATTTATTTGGACGAACTTGGCTTGAAAAAGATTGTTTAGCTGAATATTCATATTTTAAAAAATGCGCAAATGAAACAATTGAATCATATTTTATAGAGTTAAAAAAAGAGATAACAATATATTATAAAATAAGGGCAGGGTACAGTTTAAATAAACTATTTGAACTCTATTTAATGTTTAAAGATTTTAAATTTGAGTTTAACAAAAATAAAAACTATTTAGAATTTAATGATATTTCAAATTTAGTTTATGAATTATTATCAACAAAAATTGATAAAGATTTTTTATATTTTAGACTTGATTCAACATATTCACATATTTTGATGGATGAGTTTCAAGATACTTCACTTTTACAATATAAGATTTTAGAACCTTTAATAAAAGAGATACTTTCTGGTGACACGACAAAATTTAAAACATTTTTTTATGTTGGGGATACAAAACAATCTATTTATAGATTTAGAGGTGGGAAAAGAGAACTTTTTGATTATGTAGCAAATACAAATAAAGTTTTAGAAGTTGAAGTTTTAAATACAAATTATCGTTCATGTGAAAATATCATTTCATATGTAAATTCACTTTTTTTAAATCTTGTTAATTATGAATATTATGAACAAGAATCAGTTGCAAAAGATGGTTATGTTGAAGTTTTTGAAGATGAAGCATTAGATGAAGAAGAAAAATTTGTAAACATTGCAAAAAAGATTGAAGAGTTGATTAATTTGGGAGTTAATCCAAATGATATATCAATTCTAACTTATACAAATGATGATGTTTTATCTTTATATTATTATTTAAAACAGAAGTTTCCTGATATGAAAATATCAACTGAAATGACTTCAAAATTAATAAATCAACAAAATGTAAAAGCAGTTATTAATGCTATGAAATATCTTTATTTCAAAGAAGAAATTTATAAAGAGAATGTAAATGCACTTATTGGAAAAGAGATATTAAATGAATTGGATTTACAAATTGAATTGGAAGAAAAATCTGTTCAAGAAATTATAAAAGAGTTATCAAAAAAATTAAAAATCATAGATGAAAATGTTGTTAAATTAATTGAAGTGAGTTCACCTTTTAATAATATCGTAGATTTTGTTTATGAGATAGATAAATTAGATGCAAATATGGAAAATAGTGAATCAGTTGGACTTCAAATATTAACTATTTTTAAATCAAAAGGTTTAGAGTTTCATACTGTTATTTTACTTGATAGAATTAAAAGAAAAAATGTAGACAAATCTTCACTTTTATTTGAGTATGAAAATCTTGAACTAAAAAATATTTTTTACAAAATAAAAGGTTATGAAAATTTTGATAAAGATTATGAAAAAGCAATAGCAAAAGAAAAGGCACTTAGTCTTGAAGATGAAATAAATATTTTGTATGTTGCAATGACAAGAGCCAAAAATAATATGATTATATTTAAAAAAGTTAAATCTTCTGTTTTTGATATTTTAAATATGAATGTTTGTAAAATTGGAAAAATTAAAGAGAGCATTAATCTTGTAATAAATAAAGATGAAAAAAATATTGTTTCATATACTCCATTAGATTTAGGAACACAGGAAAAACAAATTTCAAAAGAAAAAGAGTTAGAAGTTGACCATTTACATGCAAAATATTTTGGATTGGCAACTCACTATTGTTTGGAAATGATGACAAAATTTGATGAAAATAATTTAGACTATTCTATGGATTTAGTTCAAACTAGATATTCAAACTATTTAAGTGAAGAAGATTTTTTTGATATAAAAAATAGATTGAGATATTTATTGAATGATTCAACTTTTAAATCTTTATTAGATAATTCAATGTTTATTTCAGAGCAATCTTTAATTTATAAAGAAGAGATAAAGATTATAGATTTACTTTTATTTAAAGAAGATTGTTTTTATATTATTGATTATAAAACAACAAAAGAAGAACTTGATGAACATAAAGTTCAAGTTTCATATTATAAAAAAGCTATAAAAGAGATATTTCAAACATCAAATGTGAAATCATATCTAGTTTATTTAAAACCTAGTGATTGTACTATTAAAGAAGTTTAA
- the argB gene encoding acetylglutamate kinase — protein sequence MIDKIDKHYKVKTLLDAIPYIKKFFGKTIVIKYGGSAQTSPDLKDKFAEDIVLLSLLGIKPIIVHGGGARITELLTKLNIPSSFVDGHRVTCEDSMRVVEMVLSGEINKNITSLLNHHGAKAIGISGKDSSIINAIPKDGGRFGYTGEITKVNGTLINNLIKEGFIPVIAPIADSAEPNHPGFNINADVAACEIAVAVGAQKVLFLTDTIGVLDKEGKLIQTLHKESVENYKKDGTIAGGMIPKVDSCIDAIHNGVNKAHIIDGRVEHSILLELFTSDGIGTQFIRKDNPNNGIDLEKLLEN from the coding sequence ATGATAGATAAAATAGATAAACATTATAAAGTTAAAACTCTTCTTGATGCAATTCCATATATTAAAAAATTCTTCGGAAAAACAATCGTTATTAAATATGGTGGCTCAGCACAAACAAGTCCTGATTTAAAAGATAAATTTGCTGAAGATATAGTTTTATTATCTCTTTTAGGAATAAAACCTATTATTGTTCATGGTGGAGGAGCAAGGATAACTGAACTTTTAACAAAATTAAATATCCCTTCTTCATTTGTGGATGGACATAGAGTTACATGTGAAGATAGTATGAGAGTTGTTGAAATGGTTTTAAGTGGAGAAATCAATAAAAATATCACTTCTTTATTAAATCATCATGGAGCAAAAGCTATTGGAATTTCAGGAAAAGATTCTAGTATTATAAATGCTATTCCAAAAGATGGTGGAAGATTTGGTTATACAGGAGAAATCACAAAAGTAAATGGCACACTTATAAATAATCTTATAAAAGAAGGATTTATTCCAGTAATAGCACCAATTGCGGATAGTGCTGAACCAAATCATCCTGGATTTAATATAAATGCTGATGTTGCAGCTTGTGAAATTGCTGTTGCTGTTGGCGCTCAAAAAGTTTTATTTTTAACTGACACTATTGGTGTTTTAGATAAAGAAGGAAAATTAATTCAAACTTTACATAAAGAGAGTGTTGAAAACTATAAAAAAGATGGAACAATCGCTGGTGGAATGATTCCAAAAGTTGATTCTTGTATTGATGCTATACACAATGGCGTAAATAAAGCTCACATTATTGATGGAAGAGTTGAACACTCAATTTTATTAGAGTTATTTACAAGTGATGGAATTGGAACTCAATTTATTAGAAAAGACAATCCTAATAATGGTATAGATTTAGAAAAATTATTAGAAAATTAA
- the thrC gene encoding threonine synthase, with translation MNFIETRGNDGIKPIKVPFSEAILNPSTSFGGLYVPEYLPKLEENFIQNHVNKSYKELAYDILKAFEIDIDENEINKALDLYDNFDNPQNPCPVIKVKKDLFVHEQYHGPTRAFKDMALQPFGSILSSIAKKRDEKYLILAATSGDTGPAALNTFKNKENIQVVCLYPDGGTSDVQRLQMVCEDGKNLKVLGIKGNFDDAQSALKNLLASKTFKEELEKDNIKLSAANSVNFGRIIFQIIYHFWSYIQLLKQDEITLGEKIYLVVPSGNFGNVLGAFYALEMGLPIEKLLVASNENNILTEWINTGVYDIRDKELKLTKSPAMDILKSSNIERVIYSLFGANRTKELMEDLNEKKIFKMSENETNELKKYFSAVYSDDTFGTRTIKEFLDSGYLMDPHTATCIKAYNELREKPLKTVIYSTAEWTKFSPTVLNALNQNSVKYTDKEALEEISTKYNANLPQSIKDLFNAKINHSLVINKENIESEIVNFIRKS, from the coding sequence ATGAATTTTATAGAAACAAGAGGAAATGATGGTATTAAACCAATTAAAGTACCATTTAGTGAAGCAATATTAAATCCAAGTACATCTTTTGGTGGATTATACGTACCTGAATATTTACCTAAATTAGAAGAAAATTTTATTCAAAATCACGTAAATAAAAGCTACAAAGAGTTAGCTTATGATATTTTAAAAGCTTTTGAAATTGATATTGATGAGAATGAAATCAATAAAGCTTTAGATTTATATGATAACTTTGACAATCCACAAAATCCTTGTCCAGTTATAAAAGTAAAAAAAGATTTGTTTGTTCATGAGCAATACCATGGACCAACTCGAGCTTTTAAAGATATGGCTTTACAACCTTTTGGTTCAATTCTTTCTTCAATTGCAAAAAAAAGAGATGAAAAATATCTAATTCTTGCTGCAACTTCAGGAGACACAGGGCCAGCTGCTCTTAATACTTTTAAAAATAAGGAAAACATTCAAGTTGTCTGTTTATATCCAGATGGTGGGACTTCTGATGTTCAAAGATTACAAATGGTTTGTGAAGATGGAAAAAATTTAAAAGTTTTAGGAATAAAAGGAAACTTTGATGATGCCCAAAGTGCACTTAAAAATCTACTTGCTTCAAAAACTTTTAAAGAAGAATTAGAAAAAGACAATATCAAACTAAGTGCTGCAAATTCAGTAAACTTTGGAAGAATAATATTCCAAATAATCTATCATTTCTGGTCATATATTCAACTTTTAAAACAAGATGAAATTACATTAGGTGAAAAAATATATTTAGTAGTTCCAAGTGGAAACTTCGGAAATGTTTTAGGAGCATTTTATGCTTTAGAAATGGGATTACCTATCGAAAAACTTTTAGTAGCTTCAAATGAAAACAATATACTTACAGAATGGATAAATACAGGTGTTTATGATATTAGAGATAAAGAACTTAAACTGACAAAATCTCCTGCAATGGATATTTTAAAATCTTCAAATATTGAAAGAGTAATTTATTCTTTATTTGGTGCAAATAGAACTAAAGAGTTAATGGAAGACTTAAATGAGAAAAAAATCTTCAAAATGAGTGAAAATGAAACAAATGAACTAAAAAAATACTTCTCAGCTGTTTATTCTGATGATACTTTTGGTACAAGAACAATAAAAGAGTTTTTAGACTCTGGATATCTAATGGATCCTCACACTGCGACTTGTATAAAAGCATATAATGAGTTAAGAGAAAAACCTTTAAAAACAGTTATTTATTCAACTGCAGAATGGACAAAATTCTCACCAACTGTATTAAATGCATTAAATCAGAATTCTGTTAAATATACTGATAAAGAAGCTTTAGAAGAAATTTCTACAAAATATAATGCAAATTTACCTCAAAGTATTAAAGACTTATTTAATGCAAAAATCAATCACTCTTTAGTTATTAATAAAGAAAATATTGAATCTGAAATAGTTAATTTTATTAGAAAATCATAA
- a CDS encoding Rieske 2Fe-2S domain-containing protein yields MSKETNRRDFLGYSFAAVAAVGGAASLVGMKQVWDPLPSVLAGGFTTVDLTTLKAGEPETFVWRGKPIFVLKKTAEMEQSTRDLHIGEDRFIIAIGLCTHLGCIPAWKKDTWKCACHGGEYNSSAKQTFGPPPRPLDLPPFSVNGTSIVLGEEGPEYKKIAETLKA; encoded by the coding sequence ATGTCTAAAGAAACAAATAGACGAGATTTTCTTGGTTACTCATTTGCTGCAGTTGCTGCAGTAGGTGGTGCAGCCTCACTTGTTGGTATGAAACAAGTATGGGATCCTCTTCCAAGCGTATTAGCTGGTGGATTTACAACTGTTGATCTTACTACACTAAAAGCTGGAGAACCTGAAACTTTTGTATGGAGAGGGAAACCTATATTTGTATTAAAGAAAACTGCTGAAATGGAACAATCTACTAGAGATTTACACATTGGAGAAGATAGATTTATCATTGCAATTGGGTTATGTACTCACTTAGGTTGTATTCCTGCATGGAAAAAAGATACATGGAAATGTGCATGTCATGGAGGAGAATATAATTCAAGTGCAAAACAAACATTTGGACCACCACCAAGACCACTTGATTTACCACCATTTAGTGTTAATGGAACTTCTATTGTTTTAGGAGAAGAAGGACCTGAATATAAAAAAATTGCTGAAACATTGAAAGCATAA